The Thalassotalea psychrophila genome window below encodes:
- a CDS encoding LPS-assembly lipoprotein LptE, translating into MIKTVVFTKWIKVAVSALLTVTILTGCGFHLRGDYLLPDEMQTLYVSSQDPHGELTRFVKTHLKDNDVKVMNKSGANIPELRILKDLLNRRTLSLFENGQVAEYELTYSVRYEVRFENKETQRYNFDLTRNYQDDPDRALAKSRELSLLRKEMRIEAASTILRNLASTEL; encoded by the coding sequence ATGATAAAAACTGTTGTTTTTACAAAATGGATAAAAGTTGCTGTTAGCGCCTTGCTGACGGTAACTATACTTACTGGTTGTGGATTTCATTTACGTGGTGATTATTTATTACCCGATGAAATGCAAACATTATACGTAAGCTCACAAGATCCGCATGGTGAACTTACCCGTTTTGTAAAAACGCATTTAAAAGATAATGATGTAAAGGTAATGAATAAAAGCGGCGCAAACATTCCAGAGTTGCGTATTTTAAAAGATCTGCTGAATCGTCGTACCTTATCTTTATTTGAGAACGGTCAGGTTGCTGAATATGAATTAACCTATTCAGTACGTTATGAAGTCAGATTTGAAAACAAAGAGACGCAACGCTACAATTTCGACCTTACACGTAACTATCAAGATGATCCAGATAGAGCATTAGCAAAATCTAGAGAGTTAAGCTTATTACGCAAAGAAATGCGTATTGAAGCTGCCTCCACCATTTTACGTAACCTTGCTTCTACCGAGCTTTAA